From the genome of Saccharicrinis carchari, one region includes:
- a CDS encoding acyloxyacyl hydrolase: protein MLFTNYNVVLCLCLLLFLPDVLSQSKQTDKPVFYSLAANYGYFQVHTKVLSPFRGSQPRGVELQVSQMLFTNKAKNTFGFYPKWALGLRYVNFGHPDLGYAVKGLAYFEPFLKVQGAWRFSVKAGMGVAYMSNPYDANSNPFNRTYSTKLAFPLSAGGSVYYFFNHKWALKTSVSFEHISNGGLRAPNLGINYPLMSLALEHTLDRYNANPIKSSGLLPKKQRQELLVAYSLKEDSLSNYQSLAMLFYNRSFAGGRINAFTVSGMIEYRQIHNDNKALDKWSIAPLIGNEFLLGKLRFGQQLGLYLLQAPEAPNNLFQHYYLRYFVDKRIVTGVALKAHGRVADYLAIQLGLVF, encoded by the coding sequence ATGTTATTCACGAATTACAATGTTGTGCTGTGTTTGTGTTTATTGTTGTTCCTACCTGATGTATTATCGCAAAGCAAGCAAACCGACAAGCCGGTTTTTTATAGTCTTGCGGCCAATTATGGATATTTTCAGGTACATACCAAAGTTTTATCTCCATTTCGGGGTTCGCAGCCCAGGGGTGTGGAGCTCCAGGTGAGCCAAATGTTATTTACCAACAAGGCAAAAAACACCTTTGGATTTTATCCTAAATGGGCACTTGGTTTGAGGTACGTTAATTTTGGACATCCTGATTTGGGCTATGCGGTTAAAGGTTTGGCCTATTTCGAGCCTTTTTTAAAAGTACAGGGAGCATGGCGCTTTTCGGTCAAAGCCGGTATGGGAGTAGCTTATATGAGCAATCCGTACGATGCTAATTCCAATCCGTTTAATCGTACGTATAGCACAAAGCTGGCCTTTCCCTTATCGGCGGGTGGGAGTGTATATTATTTTTTTAACCATAAATGGGCGTTAAAAACCAGCGTTTCCTTCGAGCATATATCCAATGGCGGATTAAGAGCGCCCAATCTTGGCATTAACTATCCCTTGATGTCGCTTGCCCTTGAGCATACCTTGGATAGATACAATGCGAATCCAATAAAAAGTTCCGGGCTCCTACCCAAAAAGCAGAGGCAGGAGCTGCTCGTTGCTTATTCCTTAAAAGAAGATAGTTTGTCCAATTATCAATCGCTTGCTATGTTATTTTACAATAGGAGTTTTGCAGGTGGACGGATAAATGCCTTTACTGTTTCCGGCATGATTGAATACCGACAAATACATAATGATAACAAAGCGCTGGATAAGTGGAGTATCGCTCCATTAATCGGCAATGAGTTTTTGTTAGGTAAATTACGGTTTGGACAGCAATTGGGCTTGTATTTATTACAGGCACCCGAAGCGCCAAACAATTTGTTTCAGCATTACTATCTCCGATATTTCGTTGACAAGCGTATAGTTACCGGGGTTGCCCTCAAAGCTCATGGAAGAGTAGCAGATTATCTGGCTATTCAGCTGGGGCTTGTTTTTTAA
- the carA gene encoding glutamine-hydrolyzing carbamoyl-phosphate synthase small subunit, with amino-acid sequence MPEVKGIKLVLEDGTIFEGKSFGYNKSVAGEVVFNTAMAGYPESLTDPSYQGQILVATYPLIGNYGVPVNDTDEYGIPLFYESDQIHISGLIISDYSFEYSHWNARTSLSDWLIENKVPGIFGIDTRALTKLLREKGSMLGKILVDDEDIATYDPNHENLVAQVSIKERKVFGNGKHKVVLVDTGAKNNILRCLLKKDTTVVQVPWDYDFTQEDYDGIMLSNGPGNPQMCSQTVKHIQKAIEIGKPIFGICLGNQLLGIASGGSTYKLKYGHRAHNHPVIKVGTNSCYISSQNHGYALDNNSLTDDWEPFFVNLNDGSNEGIRHKSKPFFSTQFHPEASSGPTDTEFLFDDFIQLIEESKKISNT; translated from the coding sequence ATGCCCGAAGTAAAAGGAATTAAATTGGTACTCGAAGATGGGACTATCTTTGAAGGAAAGTCGTTTGGATATAACAAATCTGTGGCCGGCGAAGTGGTATTCAATACTGCCATGGCAGGTTACCCCGAGAGTTTAACCGATCCATCGTACCAAGGACAAATATTAGTAGCTACCTACCCTTTGATTGGTAACTACGGTGTTCCGGTTAACGATACGGACGAATATGGTATCCCTTTGTTTTACGAATCAGATCAAATCCATATTTCGGGTTTAATCATATCCGATTACTCTTTTGAGTACAGCCACTGGAATGCAAGAACCTCGTTGAGCGATTGGCTTATTGAAAACAAAGTGCCGGGAATTTTTGGTATCGATACCCGCGCCCTCACCAAGTTGCTTCGCGAAAAAGGCAGCATGTTGGGTAAAATATTGGTGGATGATGAAGATATAGCCACCTACGACCCCAACCACGAAAACCTGGTAGCACAGGTAAGCATTAAAGAGCGTAAGGTATTTGGCAATGGAAAACATAAAGTGGTATTAGTAGATACAGGAGCCAAAAATAATATTTTAAGGTGTCTGCTAAAAAAAGACACTACTGTGGTACAAGTGCCCTGGGATTATGATTTTACTCAGGAGGATTACGACGGCATCATGCTCTCCAACGGTCCGGGCAATCCGCAGATGTGCTCTCAGACCGTAAAGCACATACAAAAAGCCATTGAAATTGGCAAGCCAATATTTGGCATATGCCTGGGCAATCAATTGCTGGGTATTGCTTCGGGTGGCAGTACGTATAAATTAAAATATGGACACCGCGCCCACAATCATCCGGTTATAAAAGTAGGTACCAACAGTTGCTATATCTCATCGCAAAATCACGGCTATGCCCTTGACAACAATTCACTTACCGACGATTGGGAGCCTTTTTTTGTTAACCTGAACGATGGAAGTAACGAAGGTATCCGTCATAAGTCCAAACCTTTTTTCTCTACTCAGTTCCATCCCGAAGCCTCGAGCGGACCTACCGACACCGAGTTTTTGTTCGATGATTTTATCCAATTGATAGAAGAAAGCAAAAAAATAAGTAACACTTAA
- a CDS encoding DUF6146 family protein, with product MRLSILSLLFMLAVMACHTTKPVTKGDTATAKISEATSDSTQYELIVMDARFDSFLATQPPKSFYSNQYLSNWNQQYVTEWNIRHNNTLRYGDFYETRIDYSPHIDYGIDLNYQLYNYFLFIEKEYGIVLIRRGKTPR from the coding sequence ATGCGACTTTCTATACTATCACTACTGTTCATGCTTGCTGTAATGGCCTGCCACACCACAAAACCGGTTACTAAAGGAGACACAGCCACAGCTAAAATAAGCGAAGCTACAAGTGACTCTACGCAATACGAGCTCATTGTTATGGATGCTCGATTTGATTCGTTTCTTGCCACCCAGCCCCCTAAATCCTTTTACTCGAACCAATACCTTAGTAATTGGAACCAGCAATATGTTACAGAATGGAATATCCGCCACAACAATACGTTACGTTACGGTGATTTTTATGAAACAAGGATTGATTATAGCCCACATATCGATTATGGTATTGACCTGAATTACCAACTTTATAACTACTTTTTATTTATTGAAAAGGAATATGGCATTGTGTTGATACGTAGAGGAAAAACCCCAAGGTAA
- a CDS encoding SusD/RagB family nutrient-binding outer membrane lipoprotein, with translation MKNKIIVLFSVIFISLSSCSDFLDINQDPNVPTKPEIEKLLPGIIREVGDIFSLRFSGINNVTAVYVHHLTTRESIDAYQVKAGDYAIRTSWDATYVESLADIEVLMSLAEADGDGDGFKDYAAYAGIAKIFKAYVYSQLVDLWGDIPFSEAISDINSPNFNPVFDDDEQIYAALFSLLEEGIADLQDDTSNNFLLPADDDIIYGGSINKWIRFANTVRLKLYNQVRGTALWNESVVTSLLTNKGDSLMAEGGDFWMPYGSSNAPDNRHPGFVSDYEGSQISMYCSPWFYEILNGENARIFNGITDPRIPYYFYNQLSGDDSEAPPEYRNGDFMSIYFGSQGINRDHSARKSATQVGIYPVGGRFDDGRGGSGTPDNATGDAPHRFLSYSDCLFIQAELAHNGVAGDPKALLEEAITKSFEQVDKVVAMTSTTQEVPVLKGSDELSDYVGFVMSEYDSGDNNKKLEIIMTQKWISMFGGNETDCYTDYRRTGYPVLFDANNDVASGGPDGSGVVPTRVDRDYPLSMPYADTELDTNDNAPAQKNITTDGIFWDN, from the coding sequence ATGAAAAATAAAATTATAGTATTATTTTCTGTGATCTTTATTAGTCTATCGAGTTGCTCCGATTTTTTAGACATCAATCAAGATCCTAACGTTCCGACGAAACCGGAAATTGAAAAATTACTACCCGGAATCATACGAGAAGTGGGTGATATTTTTTCACTAAGATTTTCCGGTATCAATAACGTTACCGCGGTATATGTACATCACCTGACTACCAGGGAAAGCATTGACGCTTATCAGGTGAAAGCGGGCGATTACGCCATACGGACCTCCTGGGATGCCACTTATGTTGAATCGTTGGCAGATATTGAAGTGTTAATGTCTTTAGCCGAGGCTGATGGCGATGGCGACGGCTTTAAAGACTATGCAGCCTATGCCGGGATTGCAAAAATCTTTAAAGCTTATGTTTATAGTCAGCTGGTAGACCTGTGGGGGGATATTCCTTTTAGCGAAGCGATATCAGATATAAATAGCCCCAACTTTAATCCCGTATTCGACGATGATGAGCAGATTTATGCTGCTTTGTTTAGCTTGCTTGAGGAAGGTATTGCCGATCTCCAAGACGATACTTCTAATAATTTTTTATTGCCTGCAGATGATGATATAATTTATGGAGGTAGCATCAATAAATGGATAAGATTTGCAAATACGGTAAGACTAAAGCTATATAACCAGGTAAGGGGAACAGCATTGTGGAACGAGTCAGTTGTTACTAGCTTACTGACCAATAAAGGAGACTCGCTAATGGCTGAAGGAGGTGATTTTTGGATGCCTTACGGTTCGTCGAATGCACCCGATAACAGACATCCCGGTTTTGTGAGCGATTACGAAGGAAGTCAGATTAGTATGTACTGCAGCCCATGGTTTTACGAGATACTCAATGGCGAAAATGCAAGAATCTTCAATGGAATTACAGACCCACGGATCCCTTATTATTTCTATAACCAGTTGAGCGGCGACGACTCGGAGGCTCCACCAGAGTATAGGAATGGCGATTTCATGTCCATCTATTTTGGCTCCCAAGGTATAAACAGGGACCATTCGGCCAGGAAATCTGCCACACAAGTGGGCATATATCCTGTTGGCGGTAGGTTTGATGATGGCAGGGGAGGTTCAGGTACCCCTGATAATGCAACCGGAGATGCTCCGCATCGTTTCCTTTCCTATAGCGATTGCTTATTCATCCAGGCAGAATTAGCACATAATGGTGTGGCGGGCGATCCTAAGGCCCTTCTCGAGGAGGCTATCACTAAGTCTTTTGAGCAAGTGGATAAGGTGGTTGCTATGACTTCAACTACTCAAGAAGTTCCGGTTTTGAAGGGAAGCGATGAATTATCGGATTATGTAGGTTTTGTAATGAGCGAATATGATTCAGGTGATAACAATAAAAAACTTGAAATTATCATGACCCAAAAGTGGATTTCGATGTTTGGTGGTAATGAAACCGATTGTTATACCGACTACCGAAGAACCGGATATCCGGTATTGTTCGATGCCAATAATGATGTAGCTAGTGGGGGTCCTGATGGAAGTGGTGTGGTGCCTACACGTGTTGATAGGGATTATCCTCTGTCTATGCCCTATGCGGATACCGAATTAGATACGAATGATAATGCCCCGGCACAAAAAAACATCACCACCGATGGTATTTTCTGGGATAATTAG
- a CDS encoding SusC/RagA family TonB-linked outer membrane protein, whose protein sequence is MRKLALLLSLVLFIGLETLTAQTKALTGKIVDSLGDPVPGVSIVVTGTTIGTISRPDGTYQINVPTNATSILFTFVGMEDKEVVYSGQSTINVSMVADIESLDEVVVTALGIKRSEKSLGTAVTKVDQSQLVQKAESDVLKTMEGKVPGVNISSSGGSAGSATRITIRGTSSMLGNNEPLVVVDGIPYSNQNYQTTNMSTGGGAYGNAMATIDPNDIESMSVLKGASASALYGSRAANGVILITTKSGNARDTNKKFEITVNSSVTWEQIASLPDYQNTYGNGSNFNYANSNGSWGPRFDSMDSIPVWDGYKDYVGVLPGLDSDSVPYVAQPNNVESLFDTGMLVENSISIQKGSQTGAFNVTMSNSQNDSYIPFGEFERTSISVGGNSKLSNGFSVNGNLSFSTTDQTSGIFGNNQSSSDGGGGSGFARTLWLGRTWNMNLPYEDPVTGFPISTSPSQYDHPLWSWKHNQVRTQQDRTVANFGLDYEFAPWLNVSYKLGYNNLATNRLEIIDLGSRKFAGGGAIYEDHIQFREIESNLLLNVNKRLGDDFTIDGVIGHQVNQREQMRYTYQGKDFVSPGIYNMANVQSIVNTKSEEYKRRLIGLFFSGTLGYQDFAYLTVKGRNDWSSTLAPDNWSYFYPAVEGSFVFTNLIDIDKNILTYGKLRASWGKTGNDAGVYSIYPYYNIKTSTYFTDAAYPFNGQSTYSLPNTANNINLSPEFSTDFEIGAELRFLRNRIGIDLTYYNKVTTDLITAVQTPATSGYDQNYINVGEITNKGIELMLDANPVNYGGFSWDIIYTFAKNDNEVTELFGKDDDKVVLYGLFGDPQIVAQVGSPVASFEGNVPLRDDAGNLLIDFASGLPLIAPDKEIIGDPYHDFEMGLSNTLSFKGISVSAHLTYKHGGDFYSNSITSLLGRGVTKDNEDREKTVIVPGYYGDPNTNGPLLVDGNKVENSTQIQVNDLYFSSGDVSSFAINSVGYYQVYDRSVWRLNELAVGYNLPKSLLNRTPFGSVYLGFVGRNLWYHAPNLPEHTNFDPDMGTYGSGNVQGVEYSGAPSVKRYGFNLKVTF, encoded by the coding sequence ATGCGCAAATTAGCATTATTACTGTCGTTGGTCCTTTTTATAGGGCTGGAGACACTGACCGCCCAAACAAAAGCTCTTACGGGTAAAATCGTCGATAGTCTTGGCGACCCTGTTCCCGGGGTATCCATTGTTGTTACGGGCACAACCATCGGAACCATATCGCGTCCCGACGGTACGTATCAAATAAACGTACCTACCAATGCAACAAGCATTTTATTTACTTTTGTCGGCATGGAGGACAAAGAAGTGGTCTACAGCGGACAGAGTACCATCAATGTGTCTATGGTTGCCGACATCGAATCCCTTGACGAGGTGGTGGTAACGGCCCTTGGAATTAAGAGGAGTGAGAAATCACTGGGTACGGCTGTTACAAAAGTAGATCAAAGTCAACTTGTTCAAAAGGCTGAGTCGGATGTGCTCAAGACCATGGAGGGAAAAGTACCCGGGGTGAACATATCATCTTCGGGTGGTTCTGCAGGTAGTGCAACCCGGATTACCATTAGAGGTACCTCTTCTATGTTGGGAAATAACGAACCCCTGGTGGTAGTTGACGGTATCCCTTACAGTAACCAGAACTACCAAACTACAAATATGAGTACGGGTGGTGGTGCCTATGGTAATGCCATGGCCACGATAGACCCCAATGATATTGAATCAATGAGTGTTTTGAAAGGAGCCTCTGCTTCTGCACTTTATGGATCCCGGGCAGCCAATGGTGTTATCCTGATCACAACCAAAAGTGGCAATGCAAGGGATACGAACAAGAAATTCGAGATTACGGTGAACAGCAGTGTTACGTGGGAACAGATTGCTAGTTTACCCGATTATCAGAATACCTATGGTAACGGATCTAATTTCAACTACGCCAACTCCAATGGCTCATGGGGTCCTCGATTCGATTCAATGGACTCAATCCCTGTTTGGGATGGATACAAAGACTACGTGGGTGTATTGCCCGGACTGGATTCCGATTCTGTTCCTTATGTTGCGCAGCCCAATAATGTGGAGAGTTTGTTTGATACAGGTATGCTGGTTGAAAATTCTATCTCAATTCAAAAAGGCAGCCAAACCGGCGCTTTTAATGTTACCATGAGTAATAGCCAGAACGATAGTTATATCCCCTTTGGAGAGTTTGAGCGGACCAGTATATCGGTCGGTGGTAATTCAAAACTTTCCAACGGCTTCAGTGTAAACGGTAACCTAAGTTTCAGTACCACGGATCAAACAAGTGGTATATTTGGTAACAATCAATCCTCGAGTGATGGTGGTGGAGGATCCGGCTTTGCAAGAACACTATGGTTGGGTCGCACCTGGAACATGAACTTACCTTACGAGGATCCTGTAACCGGATTTCCTATTTCAACAAGCCCTTCTCAGTACGATCATCCACTATGGTCGTGGAAGCATAATCAGGTTAGGACGCAACAGGATAGAACTGTGGCTAATTTTGGATTAGACTATGAATTTGCGCCATGGTTAAATGTGTCCTATAAATTAGGATATAATAATTTGGCAACCAATCGACTTGAGATAATTGATTTAGGCTCCAGAAAGTTTGCCGGTGGCGGTGCCATTTATGAGGACCATATTCAATTTAGAGAAATAGAGTCAAACCTGTTATTAAATGTAAACAAGAGGTTGGGTGACGACTTCACTATAGATGGTGTAATTGGTCATCAAGTGAATCAAAGGGAGCAAATGAGATATACCTATCAAGGTAAAGATTTTGTTTCTCCGGGCATTTATAATATGGCCAATGTGCAAAGTATCGTAAATACTAAATCAGAAGAGTATAAAAGAAGATTGATTGGATTATTTTTCTCTGGTACATTGGGATACCAGGATTTTGCATATCTGACGGTAAAAGGCCGTAACGATTGGTCCTCAACATTAGCTCCGGATAACTGGAGTTATTTTTATCCGGCTGTTGAGGGTTCTTTTGTTTTTACAAATCTAATTGATATAGACAAGAATATCCTGACTTACGGTAAATTAAGAGCATCATGGGGTAAAACCGGTAACGATGCCGGAGTTTATTCAATTTACCCTTATTACAATATTAAAACCAGCACTTATTTTACTGATGCGGCTTATCCATTTAATGGACAGTCGACCTATTCGTTGCCCAATACGGCAAATAATATTAATCTAAGTCCGGAGTTCTCAACGGATTTTGAGATAGGTGCAGAATTAAGGTTTCTAAGGAACCGGATCGGAATTGATTTGACCTATTACAATAAAGTGACTACAGATTTGATTACAGCTGTTCAAACACCTGCAACTTCCGGTTACGATCAAAACTATATCAATGTAGGTGAAATAACCAACAAGGGTATTGAGTTGATGCTTGACGCAAACCCTGTAAATTATGGTGGATTTAGTTGGGATATCATTTACACTTTTGCCAAGAATGATAATGAGGTGACCGAATTGTTTGGAAAGGATGACGACAAGGTTGTATTGTATGGTCTATTTGGGGATCCTCAAATAGTGGCACAGGTAGGCTCACCCGTTGCAAGCTTCGAAGGTAATGTTCCACTAAGGGATGATGCGGGGAACTTATTGATTGATTTTGCCTCAGGCTTACCTTTGATTGCCCCGGATAAAGAAATAATAGGAGATCCTTATCACGATTTTGAAATGGGTTTAAGTAATACTTTGAGTTTTAAAGGTATAAGTGTTTCTGCACATCTGACCTATAAGCATGGTGGAGACTTCTACTCAAATTCTATTACCAGTTTGCTAGGTCGTGGTGTAACTAAAGATAACGAAGATAGGGAAAAAACAGTTATCGTACCGGGCTATTATGGCGATCCAAATACAAATGGCCCGCTTTTAGTTGATGGCAATAAAGTTGAAAATTCGACACAGATTCAGGTGAACGATCTATATTTTTCTTCGGGAGATGTGAGTTCCTTTGCAATTAACAGTGTTGGTTACTATCAGGTTTATGATCGTTCGGTGTGGAGACTCAATGAACTGGCAGTAGGTTACAACTTGCCAAAATCCTTGCTGAACAGAACACCCTTTGGCAGTGTTTATTTGGGTTTTGTAGGTAGAAACTTATGGTATCACGCTCCCAATCTGCCAGAACACACTAATTTTGACCCGGATATGGGAACTTATGGTTCTGGAAATGTTCAGGGTGTTGAATATAGTGGTGCGCCATCTGTTAAAAGATATGGTTTTAATCTTAAGGTAACATTTTAA
- a CDS encoding SusC/RagA family TonB-linked outer membrane protein → MRKLALLLCLVLFIGLETLTAQTKALTGKIVDNLGDPVPGVSIVVKGTTTGTISQMDGTYQLNVPENATSILFSFIGMETQEVPYTGQSTINVSMVPDTEDLDEVVVTALGIKRSEKSLGTAVTKVDQSQLVQKAESDVLKTMEGKVPGVNISSSGGSAGSATRITIRGTSSMLGNNEPLVVVDGIPYSNQNYQTTNMSTGGGAYGNAMATIDPNDIESMSVLKGASASALYGSRAANGVILITTKSGNARDTNKKFEITVNSSVTWEQIASLPDYQNTYGNGSNFNYANSNGSWGPRFDSMDSIPVWDGYKDYVGVLPGLDSDSVPYVAQPNNVESLFDTGMLVENSISIQKGSQTGAFNVTMSNSQNDSYIPFGEFERTSISVGGNSKLSNGFSVNGNLSFSTTDQTSGIFGNNQSSSDGGGGSGFARTLWLGRTWNMNLPYEDPVTGFPISTSPSQYDHPLWSWKHNQVRTQQDRTVANFGLDYEFAPWLNVSYKLGYNNLATNRLEIIDLGSRKFAGGGAIYEDHIQFREIESNLLLNVNKRLGDDFTIDGVIGHQVNQREQMRYTYQGKDFVSPGIYNMANVQSIVNTKSEEYKRRLIGLFFSGTLGYQDFAYLTVKGRNDWSSTLAPDNWSYFYPAVEGSFVFTNLIDIDKNILTYGKLRASWGKTGNDAGVYSIYPYYNIKTSTYFTDAAYPFNGQSTYSLPNTANNINLSPEFSTDFEIGAELRFLRNRIGIDLTYYNKVTTDLITAVQTPATSGYDQNYINVGEITNKGIELMLDANPVNYGGFSWDIIYTFAKNDNEVTELFGKDDDKVVLYGLFGDPQIVAQVGSPVASFEGNVPLRDDAGNLLIDFASGLPLIAPDKEIIGDPYHDFEMGLSNTLSFKGISVSAHLTYKHGGDFYSNSITSLLGRGVTKDNEDREKTVIVPGYYGDPNTNGPLLVDGNKVENSTQIQVNDLYFSSGDVSSFAINSVGYYQVYDRSVWRLNELAVGYNLPKSLLNRTPFGSVYLGFVGRNLWYHAPNLPEHTNFDPDMGTYGSGNVQGVEYSGAPSVKRYGFNLKVTF, encoded by the coding sequence ATGCGCAAATTAGCATTATTACTGTGTCTGGTTCTTTTTATAGGGCTAGAGACACTTACAGCCCAAACAAAAGCTCTTACGGGTAAAATCGTCGATAATCTTGGCGACCCTGTTCCCGGAGTATCTATTGTTGTTAAGGGCACCACCACCGGGACGATATCCCAAATGGATGGTACGTACCAATTGAATGTACCTGAAAATGCAACAAGCATTTTATTTTCTTTTATAGGCATGGAGACCCAAGAGGTGCCTTACACCGGGCAGAGTACCATCAACGTGTCTATGGTGCCTGATACCGAAGACCTTGACGAGGTAGTGGTAACGGCTCTTGGAATTAAGAGGAGTGAGAAATCACTGGGTACGGCTGTTACAAAAGTAGATCAAAGTCAACTTGTTCAAAAGGCTGAGTCGGATGTGCTCAAGACCATGGAGGGAAAAGTACCCGGGGTGAACATATCATCATCGGGTGGTTCTGCAGGTAGTGCAACCCGGATTACCATTAGAGGTACCTCTTCTATGTTGGGAAATAACGAACCCCTGGTGGTAGTTGACGGTATCCCTTACAGTAACCAGAACTACCAAACTACAAATATGAGTACGGGTGGTGGTGCCTATGGTAATGCCATGGCCACGATAGACCCCAATGATATTGAATCAATGAGTGTTTTGAAAGGAGCCTCTGCTTCTGCACTTTATGGATCCCGGGCAGCCAATGGTGTTATCCTGATCACAACCAAAAGTGGCAATGCAAGGGATACGAACAAGAAATTCGAGATTACGGTGAACAGCAGTGTTACGTGGGAACAGATTGCTAGTTTACCCGATTATCAGAATACCTATGGTAACGGATCTAATTTCAACTACGCCAACTCCAATGGCTCATGGGGTCCTCGATTCGATTCAATGGACTCAATCCCTGTTTGGGATGGATACAAAGACTACGTGGGTGTATTGCCCGGACTGGATTCCGATTCTGTTCCTTATGTTGCGCAGCCCAATAATGTGGAGAGTTTGTTTGATACAGGTATGCTGGTTGAAAATTCTATCTCAATTCAAAAAGGCAGCCAAACCGGCGCTTTTAATGTTACCATGAGTAATAGCCAGAACGATAGTTATATCCCCTTTGGAGAGTTTGAGCGGACCAGTATATCGGTCGGTGGTAATTCAAAACTTTCCAACGGCTTCAGTGTAAACGGTAACCTAAGTTTCAGTACCACGGATCAAACAAGTGGTATATTTGGTAACAATCAATCCTCGAGTGATGGTGGTGGAGGATCCGGCTTTGCAAGAACACTATGGTTGGGTCGCACCTGGAACATGAACTTACCTTACGAGGATCCTGTAACCGGATTTCCTATTTCAACAAGCCCTTCTCAGTACGATCATCCACTATGGTCGTGGAAGCATAATCAGGTTAGGACGCAACAGGATAGAACTGTGGCTAATTTTGGATTAGACTATGAATTTGCGCCATGGTTAAATGTGTCCTATAAATTAGGATATAATAATTTGGCAACCAATCGACTTGAGATAATTGATTTAGGCTCCAGAAAGTTTGCCGGTGGCGGTGCCATTTATGAGGACCATATTCAATTTAGAGAAATAGAGTCAAACCTGTTATTAAATGTAAACAAGAGGTTGGGTGACGACTTCACTATAGATGGTGTAATTGGTCATCAAGTGAATCAAAGGGAGCAAATGAGATATACCTATCAAGGTAAAGATTTTGTTTCTCCGGGCATTTATAATATGGCCAATGTGCAAAGTATCGTAAATACTAAATCAGAAGAGTATAAAAGAAGATTGATTGGATTATTTTTCTCTGGTACATTGGGATACCAGGATTTTGCATATCTGACGGTAAAAGGCCGTAACGATTGGTCCTCAACATTAGCTCCGGATAACTGGAGTTATTTTTATCCGGCTGTTGAGGGTTCTTTTGTTTTTACAAATCTAATTGATATAGACAAGAATATCCTGACTTACGGTAAATTAAGAGCATCATGGGGTAAAACCGGTAACGATGCCGGAGTTTATTCAATTTACCCTTATTACAATATTAAAACCAGCACTTATTTTACTGATGCGGCTTATCCATTTAATGGACAGTCGACCTATTCGTTGCCCAATACGGCAAATAATATTAATCTAAGTCCGGAGTTCTCAACGGATTTTGAGATAGGTGCAGAATTAAGGTTTCTAAGGAACCGGATCGGAATTGATTTGACCTATTACAATAAAGTGACTACAGATTTGATTACAGCTGTTCAAACACCTGCAACTTCCGGTTACGATCAAAACTATATCAATGTAGGTGAAATAACCAACAAGGGTATTGAGTTGATGCTTGACGCAAACCCTGTAAATTATGGTGGATTTAGTTGGGATATCATTTACACTTTTGCCAAGAATGATAATGAGGTGACCGAATTGTTTGGAAAGGATGACGACAAGGTTGTATTGTATGGTCTATTTGGGGATCCTCAAATAGTGGCACAGGTAGGCTCACCCGTTGCAAGCTTCGAAGGTAATGTTCCACTAAGGGATGATGCGGGGAACTTATTGATTGATTTTGCCTCAGGCTTACCTTTGATTGCCCCGGATAAAGAAATAATAGGAGATCCTTATCACGATTTTGAAATGGGTTTAAGTAATACTTTGAGTTTTAAAGGTATAAGTGTTTCTGCACATCTGACCTATAAGCATGGTGGAGACTTCTACTCAAATTCTATTACCAGTTTGCTAGGTCGTGGTGTAACTAAAGATAACGAAGATAGGGAAAAAACAGTTATCGTACCGGGCTATTATGGCGATCCAAATACAAATGGCCCGCTTTTAGTTGATGGCAATAAAGTTGAAAATTCGACACAGATTCAGGTGAACGATCTATATTTTTCTTCGGGAGATGTGAGTTCCTTTGCAATTAACAGTGTTGGTTACTATCAGGTTTATGATCGTTCGGTGTGGAGACTCAATGAACTGGCAGTAGGTTACAACTTGCCAAAATCCTTGCTGAACAGAACACCCTTTGGCAGTGTTTATTTGGGTTTTGTAGGTAGAAACTTATGGTATCACGCTCCCAATCTGCCAGAACACACTAATTTTGACCCGGATATGGGAACTTATGGTTCTGGAAATGTTCAGGGTGTTGAATATAGTGGTGCGCCATCTGTTAAAAGATATGGTTTTAATCTTAAGGTAACATTTTAA